In Primulina eburnea isolate SZY01 chromosome 3, ASM2296580v1, whole genome shotgun sequence, one DNA window encodes the following:
- the LOC140828176 gene encoding ethylene-responsive transcription factor ERF024-like, whose translation MSESKDGGGNNASPLPQGGAMVCPGRHQVFRGVRQRKSSGKWVSEIREPRSPNRIWLGTFPTPEMAAVAYDVAALALKGKEAELNFPYATSSLPVPVSTSPRDIQVAAARAAAALCSGKTNVGTSENTAPLSEIPVPLQEKLVAEPEKIVGLLENSAAFEHFVDEDLIFDMPNVLANMAEGMLISPPRISFADEDGVSDENIKDETLWNFP comes from the coding sequence ATGTCGGAGTCTAAGGATGGGGGTGGCAATAATGCTTCACCGCTGCCTCAGGGTGGGGCAATGGTGTGCCCAGGAAGACACCAGGTTTTCCGGGGAGTGAGACAGAGGAAGAGTAGCGGGAAATGGGTTTCTGAAATAAGGGAGCCTAGGTCACCGAACAGAATATGGCTGGGTACATTTCCCACCCCGGAAATGGCGGCTGTGGCCTATGATGTGGCAGCGCTTGCTCTTAAGGGTAAAGAAGCGGAGCTCAACTTTCCATACGCGACTTCTTCTCTGCCTGTTCCCGTGTCCACCTCACCACGTGACATTCAGGTGGCTGCAGCCAGAGCTGCGGCTGCTCTTTGCAGTGGCAAGACTAATGTTGGAACGTCTGAAAACACCGCCCCACTGTCAGAAATTCCAGTACCGCTCCAAGAAAAGCTGGTGGCAGAGCCTGAAAAGATCGTAGGGCTGCTTGAAAACTCGGCTGCGTTCGAACATTTTGTTGACGAGGATTTGATCTTCGATATGCCCAATGTTCTGGCTAATATGGCTGAAGGGATGCTGATAAGTCCTCCACGCATTAGCTTCGCAGATGAagatggtgtttctgatgaaaatattaaagatgaAACCCTATGGAATTTTCCTTAA